From a region of the Agrobacterium tumefaciens genome:
- a CDS encoding ring-cleaving dioxygenase, which translates to MTSALGIHHITMITRKVQANVDFYAGFLGLRLVKRTAGFEDAMQLHLIYGDEIGSPGSLMTFLVWEDGGQGRVGYGQTLEVSMAIDPASIGFWLTRALRFGIRTEGPVEEFGQPVIRLKDPDGIILKLVGTTAFDNAHVHATKDISREDGIRRIYGATVLSEVPEETAAFLSRHFGYRADERVGSIQRMTSESGDIIDVRDATGFWSSAPGTGTVDHIAFRAEDMDDLNNVLTGLKALNSSTTNAHDRKYFHSLYVREPGGVLIEMATDAPGMNVDEPVERLGEKLFIPPLFMKDEADVRVSLPQFSMPEEERVIYRELPFIHRFYTPDQPDGSTLVLLHGSGGSETSLMPLAHRVAPGATLLGVRGRSTEEGVARWFRRYPNFSFDQKDIVSEAEAFAAFIEGAISSYGLDRTKLRYIGHSNGANFYTAFAALHPELAGDALLYRPMPVLDVWPETNLSGKNLLIVAGGRDKYRDRSTDLQRQLAATGAQAGLETVEDGHDLGFADIEAAQRWLVAERPAALA; encoded by the coding sequence ATGACTTCGGCTTTGGGCATACACCATATCACCATGATCACCCGCAAAGTGCAGGCGAACGTAGACTTCTACGCTGGCTTTCTGGGGCTTCGGCTGGTGAAAAGAACCGCCGGGTTTGAAGACGCAATGCAGCTTCACCTGATTTACGGCGACGAGATCGGCTCTCCCGGCTCGCTGATGACGTTTCTCGTCTGGGAAGATGGCGGCCAAGGACGCGTCGGCTATGGCCAGACACTGGAAGTGTCGATGGCGATCGATCCTGCGAGCATTGGCTTCTGGCTGACGCGCGCTCTGAGATTCGGTATCCGCACCGAAGGGCCGGTGGAGGAGTTTGGCCAGCCGGTGATCCGTCTGAAAGACCCGGACGGCATCATCCTCAAGCTCGTTGGCACCACCGCTTTCGACAACGCGCATGTCCATGCAACGAAAGACATTTCACGCGAAGATGGCATTCGCCGTATTTACGGCGCGACGGTGCTGAGCGAAGTTCCCGAGGAAACCGCAGCATTTCTTTCACGGCACTTCGGTTATCGCGCCGACGAGCGGGTTGGAAGCATTCAACGCATGACCTCGGAAAGCGGCGATATCATCGACGTGCGTGACGCGACGGGGTTCTGGTCGAGCGCGCCTGGCACCGGCACGGTTGATCACATCGCATTCCGGGCCGAGGATATGGACGACCTGAACAACGTTCTGACAGGCCTCAAGGCGCTGAACTCCAGCACGACAAATGCCCATGACCGGAAATATTTCCATTCGCTCTATGTTCGAGAACCGGGCGGTGTTCTAATCGAAATGGCAACCGATGCTCCCGGCATGAACGTGGATGAGCCGGTGGAAAGACTTGGTGAAAAGCTGTTCATTCCGCCACTCTTCATGAAGGATGAGGCAGACGTGCGCGTCTCCCTGCCGCAATTTTCCATGCCTGAGGAAGAGCGCGTCATTTACCGGGAATTACCGTTCATCCACCGTTTCTATACGCCCGATCAGCCTGACGGCAGCACGCTTGTCCTGCTGCACGGTTCCGGCGGCAGCGAAACGAGCCTGATGCCGCTGGCGCATCGAGTGGCGCCCGGCGCGACACTTCTCGGTGTGCGCGGGCGCAGCACCGAAGAAGGCGTTGCGCGCTGGTTCCGCCGGTATCCGAACTTCTCGTTCGACCAGAAGGATATCGTTTCGGAAGCGGAAGCCTTTGCGGCCTTCATTGAAGGTGCGATCAGTTCCTACGGTCTCGACCGCACAAAATTGCGCTATATCGGCCATTCGAACGGCGCCAATTTCTATACGGCATTTGCCGCGCTTCATCCGGAGCTGGCGGGAGATGCGCTGCTTTATCGCCCGATGCCTGTTCTCGATGTCTGGCCGGAGACCAATCTTTCCGGGAAAAACCTGCTGATTGTTGCGGGAGGACGGGACAAGTACCGTGACAGATCGACGGATCTACAACGGCAACTGGCGGCGACGGGCGCACAGGCAGGACTGGAAACGGTCGAGGACGGGCACGATCTGGGTTTTGCAGACATTGAGGCCGCCCAACGCTGGCTGGTTGCCGAAAGACCTGCAGCTCTTGCATAA